A region from the Solibacillus sp. FSL H8-0523 genome encodes:
- a CDS encoding ABC transporter substrate-binding protein yields MNKLRLLFFSALLLVLVGCGDKETQNVKVGEVTRSIFYAPLYAAIEQGYFEKQGLSIELTTIPGGDKTMTALLSDGIDVALIGAETSVYVAGQQPNDPIINFAQLTQTDGTFLVAREQVDNFTWDNLKGSTFLGQRVGGMPQMAGEFVLKKNGINPQQDLTLIQNIDFANIANAFASGTGDYVQLFEPTASIFEQQGIGKIVASFGEELGAIPYTAFMTKESTIVDDAFITSFTKAIYEAQKWVYEASAKDVAEAIAPYFEDTDLALIEQVVERYRAQKSYAENPIIDEDEFQNLLDVMSEAGTLDHSVTYSDLVNRSLADAVVE; encoded by the coding sequence ATGAACAAGCTGCGCCTATTATTTTTTAGCGCACTGTTATTAGTTTTAGTTGGTTGCGGTGACAAGGAAACACAAAACGTAAAAGTCGGCGAAGTCACACGCTCCATTTTTTATGCCCCTCTTTATGCTGCCATTGAACAAGGGTATTTTGAAAAGCAAGGCCTCTCAATTGAACTCACAACCATTCCTGGCGGCGATAAAACGATGACCGCGCTGCTTTCTGATGGGATCGATGTAGCGTTAATCGGCGCCGAAACGTCGGTTTATGTAGCCGGACAGCAACCAAATGACCCGATTATTAACTTTGCCCAGCTGACACAAACTGATGGCACGTTTTTAGTTGCGCGTGAGCAGGTAGATAATTTTACGTGGGATAATTTAAAAGGCAGTACATTTTTAGGGCAACGGGTTGGCGGGATGCCACAAATGGCTGGGGAGTTTGTATTGAAGAAAAATGGCATCAACCCACAGCAAGATCTGACACTTATTCAAAATATCGATTTTGCTAATATTGCCAATGCCTTTGCTTCGGGTACGGGAGATTATGTACAGCTCTTTGAACCAACTGCTAGTATTTTCGAACAGCAAGGCATTGGGAAAATTGTCGCTTCCTTCGGTGAGGAGCTTGGTGCCATTCCATATACCGCGTTTATGACAAAGGAAAGTACGATCGTTGATGATGCGTTCATCACAAGCTTTACAAAAGCGATATATGAAGCACAAAAGTGGGTGTACGAAGCTTCAGCAAAAGATGTTGCAGAAGCGATTGCCCCTTATTTTGAAGATACCGACCTTGCCTTAATTGAGCAGGTAGTCGAACGCTATCGCGCACAGAAATCCTATGCTGAAAATCCAATCATCGATGAAGATGAATTTCAAAATTTACTCGATGTGATGAGTGAGGCTGGCACGCTTGACCACAGCGTAACGTACAGTGATCTTGTGAACCGCTCGCTTGCCGATGCGGTTGTGGAGTAA
- a CDS encoding CoA pyrophosphatase encodes MFLENIKGQLAKPQPLFLGEETAFRSAVLIPLVQKNGEWHVLFEVRAFTMRKQPGDISFPGGKIDPTDATPLAAALRETHEELGIDPAAIQILGHLSPFVASPTFVVYPFIGVLEAEELDFNRDEVEELFTVPLNWLMTHEPYVHYVPVELNPPTDFPYDKIANGQNYQWRSSLMEEWFYEYGNYTIWGLTARLLKHFIEKIK; translated from the coding sequence ATGTTTTTGGAGAATATAAAGGGTCAGCTCGCCAAGCCACAGCCGTTATTTTTAGGGGAAGAAACAGCATTTCGTTCAGCGGTACTCATTCCGCTTGTTCAAAAAAATGGAGAATGGCATGTGTTGTTTGAGGTCCGCGCGTTTACGATGCGTAAACAGCCAGGGGATATTAGCTTTCCGGGGGGCAAAATCGATCCAACCGATGCCACACCACTAGCGGCTGCACTACGCGAAACACATGAGGAGCTTGGGATTGACCCGGCGGCGATTCAAATTTTAGGGCATTTAAGTCCATTTGTGGCATCGCCAACCTTTGTTGTCTATCCATTTATTGGTGTGTTAGAAGCAGAAGAACTCGATTTCAACCGCGATGAAGTGGAAGAACTGTTTACCGTCCCACTAAATTGGCTTATGACGCATGAACCCTATGTACACTATGTACCGGTGGAGTTAAATCCGCCAACTGATTTCCCATACGATAAAATCGCAAACGGTCAAAACTATCAGTGGCGTTCAAGCCTGATGGAAGAATGGTTTTATGAATACGGAAACTATACGATTTGGGGATTAACGGCGAGATTATTGAAACACTTTATTGAAAAAATAAAATAG
- a CDS encoding methyl-accepting chemotaxis protein — MEKQKRALKVSINYKLGFAFLIALLIPTLLIAFTSYSSAKNEIEAKINSSEMQSVSSVDMFINKHVSPIVNDVEYFASVFNQSDWNTNGNWSSMLTKLEQYFETSEGIVSSFVGTKNGDMIQHPDLGLMNNTEFDPRTRAWYQNAEANPGQYVIATPHQAASTGDWVVTISKQLDDGSGVFAINLGMDALFTIVNDIQVGEQGYPFLMSSNQTIIAHPTLDGGADVSEEPWAKQMLENEKGSFEYVFEGSDKKMYVATNELTGWQIGGTMFKSEISQATAPILKTTLYVVIASLLILGVFLIIIIRSITKPLKQISDAAVVMSSGDLRTTVSINKRDEIGVLSRAFNKMGGMLSSIIKQIHEQSSVISASSEELSATLGENRNASEQIAIAMNDVQDGFEQQSVKLSKSFKSLQKVSNNIHLISDNTVQVTASAQHAVSAAEVGHDIVVSTQQQMSAIEGTFNRLSADIGTVNTYANEINEIVNVITSIADQTNLLALNASIEAARAGEHGKGFAVVAEEVRKLAEQTNNSSIQVKEIITAIQRESSKSVESMHDSLDEVSKGLEMFAQTETNFLQVKQFIQNLTEQLVDIQDRAHLIARDSDFVVGDIQVVEEISAKSQELLQSVATSTEAQLCSIEEISATAEALEAIVDELLTEVSVFKTQ, encoded by the coding sequence ATGGAGAAACAGAAAAGAGCGCTCAAAGTCTCAATTAACTATAAATTGGGCTTCGCATTTTTAATTGCACTACTTATTCCTACGTTATTAATCGCCTTCACTTCCTATTCTTCAGCAAAAAATGAAATTGAAGCGAAAATTAATTCGAGCGAAATGCAAAGTGTATCCTCTGTTGATATGTTCATTAACAAGCATGTGTCACCTATTGTGAACGACGTGGAATACTTTGCGAGTGTTTTCAATCAATCGGATTGGAACACAAACGGTAACTGGAGCTCAATGTTAACAAAGCTTGAGCAATATTTTGAAACGAGCGAAGGCATTGTTTCTTCGTTTGTTGGGACAAAGAACGGGGATATGATTCAACACCCTGACTTAGGTCTGATGAACAACACAGAATTCGACCCTCGTACGCGTGCATGGTATCAAAACGCAGAAGCGAATCCGGGGCAATACGTCATTGCAACTCCTCACCAAGCTGCATCTACAGGTGATTGGGTGGTAACGATTTCGAAGCAGCTAGACGATGGCAGCGGTGTTTTTGCGATTAACTTAGGCATGGACGCGCTATTTACTATTGTCAACGACATTCAAGTTGGCGAGCAGGGCTATCCGTTTTTAATGTCATCTAACCAAACGATCATCGCTCACCCTACATTAGATGGTGGCGCTGATGTATCTGAGGAACCATGGGCAAAACAAATGCTTGAAAATGAAAAAGGTTCATTTGAATATGTATTTGAGGGCTCTGACAAAAAAATGTACGTCGCTACAAACGAGTTAACTGGCTGGCAAATTGGCGGCACGATGTTTAAAAGTGAAATTTCACAGGCAACGGCTCCAATCTTAAAAACAACACTATATGTTGTCATTGCTTCCCTATTAATATTAGGTGTCTTCTTAATCATAATTATTCGTTCGATTACAAAGCCGTTAAAACAAATCTCGGACGCAGCTGTTGTCATGAGCTCTGGGGATTTACGTACGACGGTATCAATCAATAAACGAGATGAAATCGGTGTCCTAAGCCGTGCATTCAACAAAATGGGTGGTATGCTTTCATCGATTATTAAACAAATCCATGAGCAGTCATCAGTTATTTCTGCATCATCTGAGGAATTATCAGCAACTTTAGGTGAAAATCGCAATGCATCTGAACAAATTGCGATAGCGATGAATGATGTACAAGACGGCTTCGAACAGCAATCTGTTAAATTATCGAAGAGCTTTAAATCCTTACAAAAAGTATCAAACAACATCCATTTAATTTCGGATAATACGGTACAGGTAACAGCGAGCGCACAACATGCCGTAAGCGCTGCGGAAGTTGGACATGATATCGTCGTTTCCACACAGCAGCAAATGTCTGCAATCGAAGGCACATTTAACCGCCTATCTGCTGATATTGGCACAGTCAATACGTATGCGAATGAAATTAACGAAATCGTTAACGTCATTACATCCATTGCCGACCAAACAAACTTACTTGCACTGAATGCATCGATTGAGGCAGCACGTGCGGGTGAACATGGTAAGGGCTTCGCAGTCGTAGCCGAAGAGGTTCGTAAGCTTGCTGAGCAAACGAATAATTCTTCGATCCAAGTAAAAGAAATCATTACGGCCATTCAACGTGAATCTTCAAAATCAGTAGAATCAATGCACGATAGCTTAGACGAGGTTTCAAAAGGCTTAGAAATGTTTGCACAAACCGAAACGAACTTCTTACAAGTGAAACAATTTATCCAAAACTTAACGGAGCAGCTTGTCGACATTCAAGACCGCGCGCATTTAATCGCACGCGATAGTGACTTTGTTGTTGGCGATATTCAAGTTGTAGAAGAAATCTCTGCCAAATCACAAGAGCTGTTGCAATCTGTGGCCACATCTACAGAAGCGCAACTATGTTCAATCGAAGAAATTTCTGCAACAGCAGAAGCATTAGAAGCCATTGTTGACGAATTATTAACAGAGGTTAGTGTGTTTAAAACGCAATAA